The following coding sequences are from one Pararge aegeria chromosome 13, ilParAegt1.1, whole genome shotgun sequence window:
- the LOC120629030 gene encoding protein hairy isoform X2 produces the protein MEKRRRARINNCLNELKALILDAMKKDPARHSKLEKADILEMTVKHLEGLRSEGAGSPDRFKAGYRHCLAEVTKFSGLETGLKRRLVRHLEGCVSSPGARPFAAPTPPSDTEDTVSPSQHSTIFISAGPGSGVRLVPTRLSNGDIALLLPAGVSASTLGTVPTLVPLSPRDVSSTSSEPRCFSPASSGWETPPPPTEEPAPLALVTRRQSPEEKPWRPW, from the exons ATGGAAAAACGGCGGCGAGCACGCATCAACAACTGTTTGAACGAACTGAAGGCTCTTATCCTTGACGCTATGAAAAAAGAC CCGGCACGTCATTCGAAATTAGAAAAAGCAGATATATTAGAAATGACTGTAAAACACTTAGAAGGCCTACGATCTGAAGGCGCTGGATCTCCAGATAGGTTCAAAGCTGGATATAGGCATTGTTTGGCAGAAGTTACTAAGTTTTCTGGACTAGAGACAGGATTGAAAAGACGTCTAGTACGGCACCTGGAGGGATGCGTCAGTTCACCTGGTGCACGACCATTTGCTGCACCAACTCCACCCTCAGATACTGAAGACACCGTCTCACCTTCCCAACATTCCACCATTTTTATTTCAG CTGGACCTGGGTCTGGAGTACGTCTCGTCCCAACAAGACTGTCAAATGGAGACATCGCACTGCTCCTACCAGCTGGCGTAAGTGCTAGTACGCTAGGCACCGTACCAACGCTTGTACCTCTTTCGCCAAGAGATGTCTCTTCAACATCGTCGGAGCCCAGGTGCTTTTCCCCAGCCAGTTCAGGGTGGGAAACCCCTCCTCCTCCAACAGAAGAACCTGCCCCATTAGCTTTAGTAACAAGAAGACAATCCCCAGAAGAAAAACCTTGGCGACCTTGGTGA